A region from the Eulemur rufifrons isolate Redbay chromosome 21, OSU_ERuf_1, whole genome shotgun sequence genome encodes:
- the GSC2 gene encoding homeobox protein goosecoid-2, producing MDWTEGTKCPRTRTPERGSCSFPVRSLPLSPGSARVGVRKTFIGDGYGDVARPPDTLGVIVTETGREAPGLEEVTKAELRLWGWSRHVISLSLGTALPQREGGTARPSAPSREPRSDGGTHAGAQGAEAELLSRRRSRGLALSGRRCGISPRGLGAPPGDYRAPPTYISPRPRRPGRAGMAAAGGAASRGGPGRPCPFSIEHILSGPPERSPPARAARPPQPAGRQSPAEQGEPGAPEAAPCACCCCRGPRGPPEAAAGLGARLPWPLRLGPAAPLSLAAPAGGSGAPPGAVGPGPQRRTRRHRTIFSEEQLQALEALFVQNQYPDVGTRERLAGRIRLREERVEVWFKNRRAKWRHQKRASASASARLLHGAKKAPKASC from the exons GAAGACGTTCATTGGTGACGGCTATGGAGACGTGGCGCGGCCGCCAGACACACTCGGAGTCATCGTCACAGAGACAGGGCGTGaggctccagggctggaggaggtCACCAAGG CAGAGCTCCGACTGTGGGGGTGGTCGCGCCACGTGATCTCCCTGTCCCTGGGCACTGCG CTGCCGCAGCGGGAGGGGGGCACCGCCAGGCCCTCCGCCCCTTCCCGCGAGCCCCGGTCGGACGGGGGGACGCACGCGGGGGCACAGGGCGCCGAGGCGGAGCTGCTTTCCCGCCGCCGCAGTCGGGGATTAGCGCTCTCGGGCCGGCGCTGCGGGATTAGCCCGCGTGGACTCGGCGCCCCGCCCGGGGATTACCGCGCTCCCCCGACGTATATATCCCCGCGGCCGCggcggccgggccgggcgggcATGGCGgcggctgggggcgcggcgagccGCGGGGGCCCGGGGCGGCCCTGCCCCTTCTCCATCGAGCACATCCTCTCCGGCCCGCCCGAGCGGAGCCCCCCGGCCCGGGCCGCCCGCCCGCCGCAGCCCGCCGGCCGCCAGAGCCCCGCGGAGCAGGGGGAGCCCGGGGCGCCCGAGGCCGCGCCCTgcgcctgctgctgctgccgcggTCCCCGCGGGCCCCCGGAGGCGGCCGCCGGGCTGG GCGCGCGGCTGCCGTGGCCGCTGAGGCTGGGGCCCGCGGCGCCCCTGTCCTTGGCCGCGCCGGCGGGAGGCTCGGGGGCGCCGCCCGGCGCGGTGGGCCCGGGCCCGCAGCGGCGCACGCGGCGCCACCGCACCATCTTCAGCGAGGAGCAGCTGCAGGCGCTCGAGGCGCTCTTCGTGCAGAACCAGTACCCCGACGTGGGCACGCGCGAGCGCCTGGCCGGCCGCATCCGCCTGCGCGAGGAGCGCGTGGAG GTCTGGTTCAAGAACCGCCGCGCCAAGTGGCGGCACCAGAAGCGGGCGTCCGCGTCTGCGTCCGCCAGGCTCCTGCATGGAGCCAAGAAGGCCCCCAAGGCGAGCTGCTGA